In Calditrichota bacterium, the following are encoded in one genomic region:
- a CDS encoding tetratricopeptide repeat protein yields the protein MLKPHKKITRRQIKEDPLVTYYFKTLDFMREHSQKFYIGAIVFLALIFLFVMFSKSKRNAELNASEALTKANYELSQNKTQEPIDILLNMVDNYSGTKSAAKGVFLLGKAYYEKGDYEKAQLYFQRYLDDYGDDPILTGGAYSGLGASLEQQNKFLEAAQIYERGAKKIANDFLAPRLWMKAGRCYQRANEIAKARACYQTVIEKYAESNFKTDAELYLAKLNA from the coding sequence ATGTTAAAACCACACAAGAAGATTACGAGACGACAAATCAAAGAAGATCCTCTGGTGACTTATTATTTCAAAACGCTTGATTTCATGCGCGAGCATTCGCAGAAATTTTATATTGGCGCTATCGTATTTTTGGCTCTTATTTTTCTTTTCGTCATGTTTTCAAAAAGTAAGAGAAATGCGGAATTAAATGCGTCGGAAGCCCTCACCAAAGCGAATTATGAATTATCGCAAAATAAGACTCAGGAGCCCATCGACATTTTGCTGAATATGGTGGACAATTACAGCGGCACCAAAAGCGCAGCGAAAGGCGTCTTTTTGTTGGGCAAGGCTTATTATGAAAAAGGCGATTACGAGAAAGCGCAATTATATTTTCAACGTTACCTCGACGATTACGGCGACGATCCGATTTTAACCGGCGGAGCCTATTCCGGTTTGGGCGCCAGCCTGGAACAGCAAAACAAATTTTTGGAAGCCGCGCAGATTTACGAACGTGGCGCCAAAAAAATCGCCAATGATTTTTTAGCCCCGCGTCTTTGGATGAAAGCAGGAAGATGTTATCAACGCGCAAATGAGATTGCCAAAGCCAGAGCCTGCTACCAAACAGTCATTGAAAAATATGCCGAGAGCAATTTCAAAACGGATGCCGAGCTTTATTTAGCGAAATTAAATGCTTAA
- a CDS encoding methylenetetrahydrofolate reductase [NAD(P)H] codes for MKVVDHLQNAKNPQVSFEIIPPQRGKSGKIILQIVEQLKYFDPVFIDVTSHAAVANYEEQRNGAIKRRVRRKRPGTIGICGVIQNRFGIETVAHLLCRGFTQEETEDALIELEFLGIENVFVVRGDDTNYKKPVDPHRHENIYASDLVRQIFNLRSGKYVEEILNAEAMNFCIGVAGYPEKHFEAPNLKIDIQNLKRKIDAGADYVVTQMFFDNRKYFNFIESCRKTGIEVPIIPGLKIIHRKNQIYSIPKNFYVDIPEELVDEMEAHPQHSAEIGFNWTLRQCRELLEAGETHLHFFVMNDADVLSRLLKKLWG; via the coding sequence ATGAAAGTTGTCGATCATTTACAAAATGCAAAAAATCCGCAGGTGAGTTTTGAAATAATTCCGCCGCAACGCGGCAAAAGCGGCAAGATCATCCTGCAAATCGTTGAACAGCTCAAATATTTCGACCCGGTATTCATCGACGTAACGAGTCATGCGGCTGTTGCCAACTACGAGGAACAAAGAAACGGCGCTATCAAGCGACGCGTGCGACGAAAACGTCCGGGAACCATCGGCATTTGCGGCGTCATTCAGAATCGCTTCGGTATAGAAACCGTGGCTCATCTTTTGTGTCGGGGATTCACGCAGGAAGAGACCGAAGACGCGCTCATTGAGCTAGAATTTTTGGGCATAGAAAATGTCTTTGTTGTTCGCGGGGACGACACAAATTACAAAAAACCCGTTGACCCGCATCGCCACGAAAATATTTACGCCAGCGATCTGGTGCGGCAAATTTTCAATCTGCGTTCGGGTAAATATGTGGAAGAAATCCTGAACGCAGAAGCCATGAATTTCTGCATTGGTGTGGCAGGATATCCGGAAAAACACTTTGAAGCGCCTAATCTGAAAATTGACATTCAGAATCTGAAAAGAAAAATCGACGCCGGCGCAGACTATGTCGTGACTCAGATGTTTTTTGACAACAGGAAATATTTCAATTTTATTGAATCTTGCCGAAAAACGGGGATTGAGGTTCCCATCATTCCCGGCTTGAAAATAATCCACCGCAAGAACCAGATTTACTCGATTCCCAAAAACTTTTATGTGGATATTCCTGAAGAATTAGTGGATGAGATGGAGGCGCATCCTCAACACTCCGCAGAAATCGGCTTCAATTGGACGCTGCGGCAGTGCCGGGAATTGTTAGAAGCAGGGGAGACGCATCTTCACTTTTTTGTGATGAACGATGCTGACGTGCTGTCAAGGCTATTGAAAAAATTATGGGGTTAA